Within Bdellovibrio bacteriovorus HD100, the genomic segment ATGAAAACTTCATCACCAAAGCAGGAGCACAAAAATATCTGGCAGAGCATCAGCTGATGGTGATCTGTCCGGACACTTCGCCGCGGGGCTTACAGCTTCCCGGGGAACATGACACCTATGACTTCGGCTCTGGCGCGGGCTTTTACGTGGATGCGACAGTGGATGGTTATAAAGACCACTACAGGATGTACAGCTATGTGAATGATGAGCTTTATTCTCTGATACAGAAACAGTTTGAAGTGTCTGCTGAGCACATCTCCATCATGGGGCATTCGATGGGGGGGCATGGTGCTTTGGTTCTGGGGTTGCGCAATCCCGGGAAGTATCGTTCAGTTTCGGCGTTTTCACCGATTGTGAATCCGGCGCAGTGTCCTTGGGGGCAAAAAGCCTTCACTGGATATCTGGGGAGTGATGCCAGTGTGTGGTCCCAGTACGACGCCACAGAATTGGTAAGTAGTGGTGCCCGCCATCCGGCCAAAATCCTGATTGATCAGGGAACGCAGGATGAATTCCTGCAAAAAGGCCAACTGCTGACTCAGAACTTTGAAGGTGCCTGCAAAACGGCGGGGCAACCTTACGAAGTCAACTACCGAGAACAGTACGATCACAGCTATTACTTCATTGCGACTTTCATCGAAAGTCACATCAAGTTTCACGCAAGTGTGTAAAGCAAAGAGGCCGGTTTCCCGGCCTCTTTTTTAACTGTTTTTAGATTTTCCCCATGTCCAGAACGAATCGATAGCGCACGTCGCTTTTTAGAACGCGTTCGTAAGCCACGTTCACCTGATCAGGTGTGATCAGTTCGATTTCCGGAGTGATATTGTGTTTCGCGCAGAAGTCGAGCATCTCCTGGGTTTCTTTCAAGCCGCCGATCGCAGATCCTGCAAAATTTCGACGCATCAAAATCAGCGGGAAGACGTTTACAGACAGAGGCTTGTCGGGAGCTCCCACAGACACCAGCGTCCCATCCAGTTTCAGTAAACTGAAATAGCGCGCCATTTCAAGATCCGCCGATGAAACCGTGTTGATGATCAGATCAAAGTACATTGCATTGTCCTTGAACGCGTCGGCGTTTTTGGTCAGCACAAAGCGATCCGCACCCAGCTTTAAAGCGTCATCACGTTTGCTTTCGGAGTGGCTCAGCACGGTGACTTCGGCACCCATGGCCTTGGCCAGTTTCACACCCATGTGTCCCAGGCCACCCAGTCCCATGATAGCCACTTTTTTGCCGGGACCGGCTTTCCAGTGCGCCAGTGGGGAATACAGCGTGATTCCTGCGCACAGAAGGGGAGCCGCCTTATCCAAAGGCAAAGAGTCTGGAATGCGCACGACGAAGCTTTCTTTGACAACAATCACGTTCGAATAGCCACCTTGAGTGATGCCGGAACCATCACGCTCCATAGATCCGTAAGTCAGGGTCTGACCTTCCATGCAGTACTGTTCCAGATCCTGTTTGCAGTGCGCGCATTCGGCACAGGAATCCACCAGGCAACCGACGCCGACATGGTCGCCGACCTTGTATTTGGTGACCTTCGGGCCTACCGCGCGGACAACGCCGGCAATTTCGTGACCTGGCACCATCGGGAAATGGCCCGGTCCCCATTCATCACGCACCATGTGAATGTCCGAGTGGCAGATGCCGCAGTATTTGATGTCGATAACAACGTCATGATCTTTCGGGTCGCGACGCTCAAAAGTGTAGGGTTTAAGAGGTGCTTTGGAGGTAGGGGCCGCCATGCCTTTAGCCTGGATCATAGGAGTTCCTTTGTTGAATGTTTCATGATCAGAACCAATAGTACGGCACCGGCCGTCATTGAAAAACCATCTTCGTCTTTATGTGCTTTTAAGAATTACTTAACAATTTCTGGCATTTGTATTGTTAAGCAATGCTTAATAACGCATGAAGAAAGGGTTCATTCTCCTTTATAGTTAAATAGGGCTATGATTTAGTAGATTCAAGACAAGCTGGAGATTTATGCGTCTTTTAAAAACGGTCCTGATTGTACTGCTGGTTGGTTGTCTGTTGGGTGTGGGAGGAGTTGCGATGGTGGGTTGTTCTTCATTTGGTTCTTTGCCTTCCGACGAGCAAGTGGCGGCTTACCAAAACTCTCTGAACTATGACAAAGAAAGAAAGGTGTTTGTTAATCGTCGTCCACGTCTGGTGGAAGAAATGCGCAAGCGCACAATGAATTTTGCCACCACCAAAGAATTCCTGTTCGGTGGGGATGCGGAAAGAATTCCGAGTGAGGCTTTGCCAGAGGTCAGAACTGATTTTGCCAGATTCAGTCAGGCCGGTGATGACCTGAAGGTCGTCTGGTTTGGTCATTCCAGCGTGCTGATGAAGCTTGATGGCAAGAATGTTTTGATCGATCCGGTGCTTTCAACATCCACGGGACCCTTCGGTTTTATGATGAAGAGATTCCAAAAGCCGGTGATTGAGCTTTCTGAATTGCCTGAAATTGATGTGATCATCGTTTCCCATGACCATTGGGATCACTTGGATATGGATTCGATCAAATTCTTTAAGAACAAGTCCACTCGGTTTGTGGTGCCCCTGGGGGTGGCGGCGCATTTGACCGGATGGGGTATTGAAGCCAGTCGCATTCAGGAATTGGACTGGTGGCAGGGGGTGGAAATTGCCGGCATTAAGTTCACGGCAACTCCTGCCCAGCATTTCTCCGGGCGGGGCTTTACGAATCAGAACAAATCCCTGTGGGCTTCGTGGGTGATCAAAAGTTCCAAGCACAATGTCTATTTCTGTGCGGACTCTGGCTATGACACGCACTTTAAGGACATAGGTGAAAAGATGGGGCCCTTTGATTTGGCCTTTATTGAAAACGGCCAGTACAACGAAAAATGGCGTGAGGTGCACCTGTTGCCGGATGAATCCATCCAGGCCTTTAAGGATCTGAATGCGAAAAGGTATTTTCCGATTCATTGGGGCATGTTCTCGCTGGCGCTGCATTCCTGGTCTGAACCGATTGAGAAGATTTCTGCAGCCACGGCCCGTGAGGGAATTTCGTTGGTAGCGCCGCAGATCGGTGAGGTGGTGACCATCAATGATCAATATGTGACTCAGACCTGGTGGAAGAAGAACAACAGCGCCAAGGCGGATTAACCAAAGGAGTCTTCTGTGCAAAGTGATCAGCTGGATGGTTTGATAGCGCTTAAACTCGTGGCCGAAAGAAGAAACTTCACTGCGGCGGCAACAGAGCTGGGTGTTTCCGCTTCGGCGGTCAGTCAGGCAATAAAGCAGCTTGAAGGCCGTTTGGGGGTGGCGTTGCTCAGTCGCACCACCCGCAGCACCAGTCTGACCGAAGCTGGCGAGCAGTTTTTGGCGCAGGCAGGACCGGCGCTGGATCAGATTCTTTCTGCTCTGGCCAATGTGGGAACTTATGCGCAAAAGCCTTCGGGGCTTTTGCGCTTGAATATGCCTCGGATGATATATCCTTGGTTCTTGGCGCCCATCATTGCCAGCTTTCGTAAAAAGTTTCCCGAAGTGGCTGTGGAGTTGTTCTTTGAAGACGCCACTTCAGATGTAATCGGGCAGGGGTTTGATGCGGGTATCAGATTGTCCGATGTTTTGGCCAAAGACATGGTGGCGATGAAGTTGGTCGGACCCGTTCGTTTTGTGCCGGTGGCCTCACCGAAGTACTTGAACAAGGCTGGGCGTCCCAAGCATCCCAAGGACTTGTTGGGTCATGAGTGCATTGTCAGTCGAATTACGCCTGAACGAATTTATGATCGTTGGGAGTTTGAAAACAAAGGAACCGAATTTCAGGTTCAGGTGAAGCCTGCACTGATATTCAATGACTCAGTTCTGGCTTTGCGTGCCGCCCTTGATGGTTTGGGAATTATGTATGCGGCAGAAGAAGCGGTCAGTGACCAGCTGTCGTCTGGAAAGCTGGAGCTGGTGTTGAATCAGTACTCAACCACCAGCGCCGGGTTCTATCTTTATTATTCCAAGCGCTCTCAAGTTCTGCCAAAACTAAGAGCTTTCATCGATCACCTGAAGGCCGAAGGCGTGGTATAGCTGCTTACCAGCATCGGTGGTGGCAAGTGGACGGAGCGCCTCCTGCGCTAACACATTCTTCAATGCACTCTTTGATGAAGTCTCTGACCTTGAGGCTTCGCGGAATGTATTTTAAGCTGACATCCTCTGGAGAACAGAAAATGTAGTCTCCGGCCCATCCGTCACCGGTAGAGCAGATATAGTGATTGCCGTGTTCGTCGCACGCGCCTTCTGTGTAACTACATACATATTTTGCGGCCTGGGCTGGCAGGGCTGACATTAATAACAGTCCAAATACTAAGACATATTTCATCGTTATTTCCTTTCCTGGCGGGTTCTGCCGCTAAAGTAGTCATATTTATTATTGAATAAAAGTTCATTAAAGTTATATATAGTTAACCTATGGATATAGGACGAGTTCGATACTTTCAGGTGTTTGCAGAAACGGGGTCGTTAGTCAGGGCGTCGGAGGTGTTGCACGTGTCGCAGCCGGCCTTGTCCAAGGCGTTGCGCTTGCTGGAGCAAGAGGTGGGCACAAAGCTGCTGGAGCCCGAAGGGCGGGGATTGCGCCTGACCCCGGCGGGCCAGCGTTTCAAAGATGAAACAGCGGGCTTATTGGACCAGTGGTTGAAAGTGCCCGAAAATCTGCTTCGTTCCGATTCGGAGAAAGTTCCCTATCGCCTGGGTTCTTTTGAGGTGTTCACCACTTATTTTCTGAGTCACTTGCTGAAATCGGTCGATCTTGGTCCGCTGGAGCTGCATGAGTACCGTCCTGGTCGTCTGGAGCAGGCCATCGCAGAGGGAGTCGTGGATATCGGTATCACCTATGCGCCCATCCCGAAATCCGGGGTGGACTTTACTGAAGTCACAAAAATTAAAATGGGAATCTTTGGTCTGAAGAAGTTCAAAGGCCTGAATTGGAGTGAGCTTCCGTTTGTTGTGCCGCTGCTTCCGACACAAGGCACGCCATCCAAAGTACAGGGCTTGGATGGCTGGCCGGATCATGAATTCAATCGCCAGATCCTTTACCGCGTCACCATGATGGAGTCGGCCATGGAGCTATGCCGGCAGGGGCTGTGTGTGGCCTATCTGCCGGAGTTCGTGGTCAGCTTGCACAACAAAGCACTGCTGCCGGATTACCGTTTGATCGAGCTGGAATCACCGCTTTCCCAAAAAGAGCGAAAGCAGAGTGTGTTTTTAATTCAGCGAAAAAACAATCCTGAAAGCACACTGTACCGACAGATTGCCAAGAGCCTGCGTAACTTGGGTTAAGGGATCACAGTGGCTCTGGTCCTGCGTAGGGCTGTGGCGAAAGCGTCGGAGCAATCCGGAAATCTTTTGGAAGTTCTCCGGTCAGACTCTGCAGGAAGGCTTTGATCAGGCTGACCTGATCGTCAGTCAGATCCTTATTGAGCTGAAGTTTGCCCATCCAACGAATTGCCGTTTCCAGATCCTTAGCCGAAGCATCGTGGAAGTAAGGTGCTGTCTCATTGATATTGCGAAGTGAGGGCACTTTGAAGACATAGAGATCTTCATCCTTCTTGCTGATCTCCTGGCGTCCCTTGTCCGGAGTTTTGGATTTGGTCACATTCCAGTAGTTCTGAAAGACTCCGAACTTTTGCATGGTTCGGCCACCTATGGCTGTGCCATTGTGGCAGGAGGCGCACCCTACAGTTATAAACTCCCTTAGGCCTTTTTTGGCCTGAGCGGAGATGGCCTTGATGTCGCCCTCCAGAAACTGATCAAAAGGCGCCCGGGTGGTCAGTGACCGCTGATAGATTCCCAGCGCCGCGGCGGCATTCTCAAGCGTCAACGGGGACTTGGAATCCGGGAAGGCCTCTTTAAACAGAGGTTGGTAGCCGGCCAGCTCGAATCTTTTTAAAGCCTCCTCGACAGAGGAGTTTCCATAGCTTAAGTGGGTGGTGAAAGAACGCAGGGCCTGATCCTCGATGCTTGTTCTGTCATTGCGCCAATGAACTATCTCCTGGTACTTAAGGTTCAGGATGGATTGAGCGTTGCGTGCGCCTTTGTTGTTATTGAAACCCGCAGACTGCGGCAGTCGGTCCGTGCTGTAGTACTGAGGTTGATGGCAGCGAACGCAGGTGGTGCTGCCGTCCTTGGAAAGTCTGTAGTCAAAAAAGATCTTTCTGCCCAGTTCGATCTGGGCACTGGAGACTTTGTCAGGCGCTGCCGTTTTTGCCGGAATGATTCCAAACAGTGCTTTTGCTGTCTTTGCGAGGTCTTTGTCGCTATCAGAAGTCGCTTTTGAAGCGGTATTTTCCGACATCGCTTGGGTTCCTGAAAAGAGGAGGATCCCGCAAGTCACCACAGACAAAGCCCAGAACCGTTTAAGAGTTGTTTTCAAGAGACCCCCTTTTATGCATTGATATTAGCTGTTTCAATCTGTTCCCAGTATTCACGCAGATCCAACTCGACTTCAAGTTTTCTCAGTGCAGCGAAGACACCCCCAAGCTTGCGATGCAAAAAGATCAGCTTATGAGGTGGGGGAGAATACTTGAGACTTTGCACCAGCTGCCGGGAGAGCCGGGCATTTTCCTTAACAAACTTGTCGTTCTTAAAGTCGAACTTTCTGCCATTGGCATTTTGAAAGAACGGGCTCATGCCAAGTTTCAAAAGTTCGACGAACACCATTTTGGCATCTTCAGACTCGCGTGAGTCCAGCAGTCCAAATTCGATGGCTGTCGTCACGATCTTTTCCGGCGAGGTGCTGCGGATAGAGCGAAGAAGCTCAATATAGTTCTTTCTAAACTCTGGAGGATAGTGCCGGGAGGCGCCGAAGTCCAGAGCGACAATTTCCAGCTCGGGAGCCTCGCGGATCAGGAAATTTCCAGGATTGGGGTCGGTTTGTACGAAGCCCCACACAAAAAACTCCATGACATAAAGTTCTAACATGGACTTGGCGATGAGCTCGCGTTTTTCCACGGGGGGACGGGTGTCGATCCATTCCTTGAGTGTCAATCCATGTTCGTAGGTCAGACACAAAACTTTGTTGGTGCTGAGGCGATTCAGTGGCTTTGGTGTCTTGATTCGGGCGTGTTTCCAGTCGTGAGAGTCAAAGAGCTCTGTAAAATTTGAAAGGGCCTTGGCTTCGTTAAGATAGTTTACTTCCTGTCGCAAGACCTCTTCAATTTCCGCAAACAGAGAGTCCAGATTCATGCTTCTGCCAGTCAGCAGGCACAGCGTGGACATAAGTCGTTTTAAGGCTTTGATGTCATTTTCGATGGATTGTTCCAAATGAGGATACTGCGCTTTGATGACGATGGGCTTGTTTGCCACTGTGGCTTTATAGACCTGTCCCATGCTGGCGGCTGCAAAAGGTTTATAATTTATGTTTTGCAGTTCTAGAAGCTGATCGTGATTCAGTTCGGCTTTAAGCACCTGGGCAAGGTCAAGTTCAGGACTGTCAAAGGCCTGATTTTGCAGTTGCGACAGGATTTGGATAGCTTCCGGAGGGAAGTAGTCGTCCAGATCCAAGCTTAAAAGCTGACCGGCCTTCATGGCAGCTCCACGCAGGTTCCCCAGGCTTTCGGTAAGAATTTTGGCCTGCTCGATTCTGGATTGAATGTCGCCGGAGGTGAGCTCTTTAAAGCCGATCTTTGTTGCCATTTTTGTAAGCTCAAGCGTTCGTTTCAACCGACTGCTAAAGATAGATCCCATTGCAAGCTCTCCTGGGGTGAAGGCTGGAGGATATTGACATTTAATATAGTTCATACTACTATGAACCAAAATGGAGTTCAAGATGGAAAAGCCAAAAAGCACGTCTCATTCTGGAATCACCGTTTATTATGATGGGCTCTGCCAGCTGTGTTCACGCGAGATAGCTCATTACAGGAAACTGGAGGGGGCTGAGAATATCGCGTTTGTCGACATCACCTCTTCGGGTTTTGACGCAAATACAGAAGGCCTGGATCCACATAAAATTCATAAGAGTCTTCATGTTCGAGATTCTGAAGGTCAGATCTTTACAGGGGTTGAGGCCTTTATTGTGATATGGACTCAGTTAAGAAGTTTGAAAAAGATTGTGCCTTTTGTTTCGTTTGCTCCGGTAAAAAAGACGCTGGAGGCAGGTTACTTCCTGTTTGCCAAAATCCGGCCTTTGCTGCCAAGGAAGAAATGTTCCGACAGCCCTTATTGCAAGACATAGCCGGTATTAAATAAGTAAGAAAGGGCTGTATGGGAATTTCAAAAGTGCTAAGACAGAAGTTTGCCGGTTTTTCGGAAGAAGATCGCGCCAGACTTGTGCGCATGGGCTGGGAGGATCGGACGACTTTTGATGCGATCGCGGTGCAGTTCGGGCTTTCACCAAACGAGTTCGTTCACTTTATGCGAACCGTCCTGTCGGCGAATGCTTTTAGTCGCTGGCGACGTCGTGTGTTTGAGCAGGGGCAACTGAAGAACGAAAAAAGACGGGGATTTAAGGTCACCCGTTTTAAGTGCTCAAGGCAGTCAGTGGACGGAATTACGAAAGGCTGGAAATAGTCCTATTTTTCAGCTTTCAGCGCCTCTTCAGTCCAGCAGGCCAGGGATTCTTCATCACTTTGTCCAATGATAAAATTCAGGGCAAATTGCGCTAAGGTGATCATCTGTCCAAGCTCTTCGACACGGTCGTGTTGAAGCAGGGATTCCTGCTCGCCTCTTTTTTCGTGGATCTTGTGAAGTGTCCCGAATTTTTCTTGAGTGGCCGCAATGATCTTGGCTTCCCGCTCTTTAAGAATGTCTTTGATCACAGGGATGACATTTGGGGCCGCCGAGTATCGTTTTGTTTTCTTTCCATCTTCCGTCATCAGGATAAGGCCATAGGCTTCCAACTCGGAAAGAGCAGGGCTGATCAGGGCTTTAGAGACGCCCAGTCTTTGAGTCAATTCGGCGCCGCTAAGGCTGGTCTTTGACAAAAAGACCTGAGTCCAAATTTGGCCGTGAATTCTGCGAAACCCCCAGTAACGAATAAAGTCCCCCACGGACTCTGACAGGTCACGGAGTTTATTGATTTCAGCTGTGGCGGTTGACGCGGTTGTTTTTTGGTCTGCTTTTCTCATTTAGTTCATGCTACCATGAACTAAAGTCACCATCAAGGTGCGGAGGAGAATTTGTCATGAACAAGTATCCAATGTTTTTCAAGGCGCGGGCAGAAAGCTCCGCCGGAATTCAGAGCCTTTGGGACTCTCAATCAATGTCTGTCGACTCTGGCGTTCGCATGGCGATTCCCGCCGAATTTGAGGGCCCAGGGGGAGGTTTCAGCCCTGAAGATCTTTACGTCATGGCATTGCAGAATTGTTTTGTGGCCACCTTTAAAGTGTTCGCAGAAAAATCGAGACTGGCTTATGAAAAGCTTCGCATTGAGTCCGAGCTGACTGTGGACCGCGATGAACATGGCCGGCCGTGGATGGCACGTTGTTTCTTTAATGTGCATCTTGAGGGCGCAGAGCAGATAGAGAACGCAAAAAGAATTTTGGCCCGCGCCTCAGAAAGTTGTATGATTCTGAATTCGGTCAAAACGGAGAAGGTGTTTGAATTTCATGTGTCTTAAAAGGATCGGGGCATGATGCCACTTGAAACAATCGTATTGCTGCCGGGATTTTTGTGTGATGAGCGCCTGTGGGCCCCTCTGGTGCCGGTTTTTTCCGAACGCTACAATGTTCGCGTGGTGGATTTGAAGCATCCTCAGAATCTGGATGCCATGATTGAAGAAGTGGGAAAGACTTCCGACCAAGCTTTTCATCTGGTGGGCTTTTCCATGGGCGGGTATATCGCCGAAACTTTTGCCACCCGTTTTCCTGAACGAGTGCTGTCTTTGTCTTTGGTGGCGGCCAGCGTTGGGGCCTTGTCTGAAAAAACGCGGGCGGCACGCCTGAAGATGGTGGGACTTTTAAGACGTGGAAAGTACAACGGCATTTCGGAAAAAGAGATGGATCGTTATATCCACCCCGATTTTCTGAAGGACCCGCAAGTGGTCGGCCCCATCATGCAGATGAGTGCCGACTTTTCCTCTGAACAGTATATCAACCAAACCTTGGCCACTGTGGACCGAATCGACAAAGGCGCAGCCTTGCAAGAACTGTCGTTCCCGGTTCTGATCGTGGCGGCGGCCAATGATCGGGTGGTTCCGTTGGAGTCCTTGAAGAATCGTCATGCCCAGATATCACGCTCTAAGTTCCGGGTGATTGATCATTGCGGGCATTATGTGCCGTTGGAACAGCCAGCCGAACTGGGTCAAGCCGTTCTTGATTTTGTCGGGCGGTGAGTGGTGAAACAAACGTGGGGCATCATTGGCTTGGGTTGGTTGGGGCAGAAGCTTTCTGAACACTTAAGTCAAAAAGGCATCGAAAACTGGGGCACCCGCAGTCAGGATTTTGACTGGGGTTGTGATGATTTTCCGACCAAACCCTGTGATGTGCTTTTTCTGAATACACCGCCGCTGTTGCAAATCAATCCTGAAAACTTTGTTGCCAAAATTCCGACAGGTGGTTATCGCCGGATTATTTTTATCAGTTCGATTTCCGTGTATGGCAATCAAGCCGGCAGCATCACTGAACAAACAACGACTGAGCCCATGACAGACAGTGCGCGTTGGTTGGTGGCTGTGGAAAATCTTTTAAGTGAGAAGTTCACCGGTAAACTGACGGTGATTCGTCCCGGGGGTTTGGTTGGTGGCGACCGGCACCCTGCCAAAAGTTTGTCGCAGAGTCAGCGGCCTTGCGCTGGGAATTCAGCCGTGAATCTGATTCACCGTGACGATCTGGTGCAGATCATCTGGGCGGCGGCTCAGGCAGAATCAGCCTGGCCTGTCATTAATGCTGTGACGCCATTTCATCCTGCAAAAAAAGAATACTACGGCGAGTGGACGGCCGCGCGGGGAATGGCTCCTGTTTTATTTACTGATACACAAGAGCCTTCCAAGATTGTGCGCTCGGATGTTCTTCCCAAGATTTATTCAAGCTGGCTTCGTCCGCGTTTGGACTGATTGGTTTTTCAGCAGCACTGCCGATAGATTTGGCAGTTCCGTGTTTTTATTAGCGATGACATCGGAGGCGTGGTAAAGGGATTGCCTCTTATGCATCATGATGTTTCTCTGACGGATGACCAAAATATACGCAAAGATCTGTTCTTTGCCTCGTCGAACCTGCTTAAGAAAATCCGTCAGCTTGAAAAAGACCACACGGACTTTCTGCTCTGGGATCAAATCCTGTATCAAGACTGGTACAATCTGACGTTCCGAGACGAGCTTCAAGCCGGTGAACTGCTTGAAAAACGTCATAAGGTGCTGACCACCTTCCAAGTGCATTTGAAATACGTCGCCAACACCTCGAACGTTCCTTTGGAGCGTGCCTACTGCATGTTGAAAGAGGAAGAAAGCCAGTACCAGGCGGGTGATGATGTGTGGAAGTTTGTTATCGACAAACTGAGAAAGAATCGCTTCGACACCGCGACCAGAAGTTCCGCTGTCGCCGGGGAGCCACTGCCGATCCCTGAAGATGGACCGGCCATCAACTTTGCTGAAATTTTCTTTAAGGACGATTCTGCGCTGAGCGGTCTTAGACGTCGTGCGCGCTCAGTGTATCACTATCTGAATGATATTGACGATGGCATGATGGCCCGTCACTTGTCCGTTCCGATGGCGGGATATCAGTTGTTTAAAGAGACGTTCCAGATTGCCATGAAGTGCGGGGATTGGAAGCTATTGGGTCGTTTGTGGAAAGCAGCCGATCCCGCCTATCAGCAAAGATACCTGCGCAATATGCCGGTGCATTTAAAAGACTTCCTTCAGCAGATCATTGCCGAAAATGCCAGTGAAGAAGCCCTGGAAAAAGAGCAGGCCGAGGCTGAAAGTCTGCTTCGCACCACCTATCGTAAACTGGCGCGCCTGCTTCATCCGGATAAGCAGATCGGTGTTTCGAAAGAACATCAGGATTGGGCTTCCATCAAATGGCAGCGTGTGCAGGCGGCATACAAAGCCCAGGACCACGATGCGTTGAAACGCATCGAGCTGTTATGCATGGCCGAGCTGGGCCAGCTTAATGATTTGACCACCGATGAAATCTATCAAAGCTCGCTGGTGTTGAATGAAGAGTACGAAGCGCTCAAGAGGAATCTGAAGGCCTGTCGCAAGCACCCGGCGTGGAAGTTTTCCAGCCGTCGCAGCTATGAGACACTTAAAAAACAAGCCCGTCTGGAGCTGGAAAAGCGCTTTGGCCCTTTGGAGGCCGAAGTGCACATGCTGGAAAGCCTGCTGAAAATGCTTTCGGCGGCAGAGAAGCAGGCCGTTCATTAGTCCGCTGTGGCGGGCCTACTTCGTTTTACCCAAAGTCATGAATAAAACCATATTTCTGCGGTTGAAGTCGCGGAAGGCGCAGATGCGGCTGGAGCGATTCAATGAAACCTGCATTTGCTTGCTGACTTCGGCAGCGTTCAGGTTGCGATGAAGCTCTTTGGCATACGAGACATTGTACTTTTCAACGTCGGCTCCAGGAATCGGACTTTTTAAAACCGCGTCCTGGCAGAGGTTTTGCAAACCTGTTTGGTTCACAAAGGCCAGGCCCTGAATGCACATCTGCGAGCGAATATAGCGGGCGTCATCGAACTCGCTTTGTGGGCCGCTGGTGCTGCCGATCGCTGCGTAGCGATCTGAGTTCTTAAACCAGTAGTACAGGGACTTCGGAAGCACCGAGAAAATATTGTGGGCCGGAGAGACCTCTTTGTCGTCGACCATGTCCTGCAGAATTCTGCCGTAGCGGCTGAAGAAACCATCAGGTTTTCCGTTTTCAACCTGTTTAAGATCCGC encodes:
- a CDS encoding GbsR/MarR family transcriptional regulator, whose translation is MRKADQKTTASTATAEINKLRDLSESVGDFIRYWGFRRIHGQIWTQVFLSKTSLSGAELTQRLGVSKALISPALSELEAYGLILMTEDGKKTKRYSAAPNVIPVIKDILKEREAKIIAATQEKFGTLHKIHEKRGEQESLLQHDRVEELGQMITLAQFALNFIIGQSDEESLACWTEEALKAEK
- a CDS encoding OsmC family protein produces the protein MNKYPMFFKARAESSAGIQSLWDSQSMSVDSGVRMAIPAEFEGPGGGFSPEDLYVMALQNCFVATFKVFAEKSRLAYEKLRIESELTVDRDEHGRPWMARCFFNVHLEGAEQIENAKRILARASESCMILNSVKTEKVFEFHVS
- a CDS encoding alpha/beta fold hydrolase, whose translation is MMPLETIVLLPGFLCDERLWAPLVPVFSERYNVRVVDLKHPQNLDAMIEEVGKTSDQAFHLVGFSMGGYIAETFATRFPERVLSLSLVAASVGALSEKTRAARLKMVGLLRRGKYNGISEKEMDRYIHPDFLKDPQVVGPIMQMSADFSSEQYINQTLATVDRIDKGAALQELSFPVLIVAAANDRVVPLESLKNRHAQISRSKFRVIDHCGHYVPLEQPAELGQAVLDFVGR
- a CDS encoding SDR family oxidoreductase — translated: MKQTWGIIGLGWLGQKLSEHLSQKGIENWGTRSQDFDWGCDDFPTKPCDVLFLNTPPLLQINPENFVAKIPTGGYRRIIFISSISVYGNQAGSITEQTTTEPMTDSARWLVAVENLLSEKFTGKLTVIRPGGLVGGDRHPAKSLSQSQRPCAGNSAVNLIHRDDLVQIIWAAAQAESAWPVINAVTPFHPAKKEYYGEWTAARGMAPVLFTDTQEPSKIVRSDVLPKIYSSWLRPRLD
- a CDS encoding J domain-containing protein; its protein translation is MHHDVSLTDDQNIRKDLFFASSNLLKKIRQLEKDHTDFLLWDQILYQDWYNLTFRDELQAGELLEKRHKVLTTFQVHLKYVANTSNVPLERAYCMLKEEESQYQAGDDVWKFVIDKLRKNRFDTATRSSAVAGEPLPIPEDGPAINFAEIFFKDDSALSGLRRRARSVYHYLNDIDDGMMARHLSVPMAGYQLFKETFQIAMKCGDWKLLGRLWKAADPAYQQRYLRNMPVHLKDFLQQIIAENASEEALEKEQAEAESLLRTTYRKLARLLHPDKQIGVSKEHQDWASIKWQRVQAAYKAQDHDALKRIELLCMAELGQLNDLTTDEIYQSSLVLNEEYEALKRNLKACRKHPAWKFSSRRSYETLKKQARLELEKRFGPLEAEVHMLESLLKMLSAAEKQAVH